GCCAATATTCCGGAAATACCCGGTGTACTTGTGTTCCTGCCGGGACATGTCGGCGTGTATATAGGCGGCGGAGAAGTGATTGAAGCAAGGGGATTTAATTATGGCGTTGTTAAAACTAAGCTTGATGAACGTCCTTGGAAATGGTGGGGCAAATGCCCTTGGATAGATTACAGAATCGGGTCTGAGAGTGATAATGCCGGAATAACAGCCGGAAGCAGTGTTATGATTGTGTCCGGTGCTAAATATATAAATGGAAAACTGGTTCCGCTCCGTTATATCGGCAAAAAAATGACTGTTCTGAGCTTGTCGAAAGATAGGACAAACGCGTTGATTCTGCAGCTTTTTTCACGTATTGAAATTAAATATTTGAAGAAGATATAAACAAAGGAAAGTTGTGAGATAGGAGAGAAATTAAATATTATTAACTCGGTAGTAAATAATTACCATTATTAGAAAGAAAAAGCTCTGGTATATGGGTTTCTCTCTTTAAGTGGTAATTATTTAAATACCGAGTTAATAAATTGCGGTGAGGTATACTATATTGCTGTTTTATAATTATCGTGCTAATATTACTAAATGGATAATATGCGTTTTTATAACACAAAAAATCAAAATTTTTCCTGAGGATTCAAAAAAAGGAACCTTTCAAACGTCTTATATACAGAGAACGCAAATATAAAGCGTTCCGCGGATCAAGGAGTTGTGGAATGGACAAAGAAGAATTGAAACGCAGTTACATCAATATGAAGAACGGAGACAGAGCAGCCTGCGAACGGATATACAACGAACTCAAAACACCTGTGTATGTTATTGCGCTCCGGTATACAAAGGACAGATATAAAGCGGAAGACATAGTACACGATGTTTTCGTCAAGCTGTTTAATTCAGGAGAAGGTAATGTCTACGTAGAAAATCCCCGGGCGTGGATATTCCGGATGGCGCGCAATCTGGCTATAGACTGCCTCAGGGAACGCAGAGCGGATTCTCTCGATGACGATGATAATAGTGAAGGCCAAAGTCTTCAATATGAATCCGACGATTACGAGACCGCGTCGGAACGGCTCGATACCGAGAATGCTCTTTGTCGGCTCCCTAAGGATGAACTTGAAATCGTAACTCTGCGGGTTAACGGCGAGCTGAAATTTATAGAAATATCTGCTGTTACCGGACTGCCGGAGGGAACTGTATATTCTAAATACCGCTCCGGAATATCGCATTTGAAGGCTTTAATGTCATGAACGGCAAAACCTTGATTCGTATCCGGCAAAAAACGCCGGGGAAAGGCATTATGTAATGAAAAGAACAATAATAGCTTTATTTTCTGCCGTCATCGTTTCTCTGCTGCTTGCGACCGGTGTTGCAGCTGACGCTCCGATTTATAACGGAGCGATAATAAAGACCAATGCGGTGCAAAACCATAAACTGTCTGTCGATGAATTGATCACCAGATGGGAAAATGTCGGATATCCTGATGATATCGGAGGAATTTACCCTGGTAAAGAGCAAGAAGGATACATCATCGCTCTTGTAAATCCAACCGAAGCCAGAAAAGCAGAATTGCTTGATATGCTAAACAAAGCGGAGAATGTTGATTTCGTTTCTGTTCAATACTCATATAATGAGCTCACAACAATTTATAATGAGATTGAAAAAGAATACTTAGGTAAAGGCGTAGTTGCTGTCAATATAACAATTACTGACAACAATGTAGAAGCCATGGTGAACGCAGATAATGTTGACGATGTCTCTGCCAAATTATATGAAAAATATGGGCACAAGATAGCTGTATTTGCCGTACAGCCTGGTCTTGGCGGGTCAACTATTAGCGTACCGTTAAATGATTCTAATATTCCGCAAAAAAAAGATTCTTCATTGATATATTTCATAGCTTCTGCCGCGATAGCTGCAGTGGCTGTTGCCGGAGTGTCTTTAAAGCAAAAAACAAGAGTTTTGTCGACCTCGACCGGAGACAATGTAACTGTTCAATCGGATGAAAAGCTCAGTAAAAAGCAAGTCCTTCAGGCAGTAAAAGACATAAAAATTCAAAACAGCAGCGATATTTTCGAGAGTATTATAAAGGACAGCAATAAAAAGAGCTGAGTTATAAATTGCTGAGTATATAATAAAACTGTAATATATTTTCTCGTAAATACAGTAGATAACCAATAAATAAAAAGCAAGCTGAAGCTTCTACCTATGTTTTAGAGGGAAGCTTCAGTTTTTATAATTTTAAATCTAATACTGTGTAACATTTAAATGTTTATTATCGGATACAAATGCTTGAGCTTCACTCGGGCATCCTCATTAGAGAAATGCCAATCAATACCACGTTGTTTTTCATTACGGCTAATCGCCCATGGCTTCAGAAGATTGCGAAGAGTGTCTAAATCGGGAATGCGGTTGCTGGCAATACATTGCCGACCGAGAGCCGAAAGTTCAATCTCAGCCATATCGAGCCAACTTCCATGCTTGGGCGTGTAATGGATTTCAAGCC
The genomic region above belongs to Oscillospiraceae bacterium and contains:
- a CDS encoding IS630 family transposase; the protein is LEIHYTPKHGSWLDMAEIELSALGRQCIASNRIPDLDTLRNLLKPWAISRNEKQRGIDWHFSNEDARVKLKHLYPIINI
- a CDS encoding RNA polymerase sigma factor; amino-acid sequence: MDKEELKRSYINMKNGDRAACERIYNELKTPVYVIALRYTKDRYKAEDIVHDVFVKLFNSGEGNVYVENPRAWIFRMARNLAIDCLRERRADSLDDDDNSEGQSLQYESDDYETASERLDTENALCRLPKDELEIVTLRVNGELKFIEISAVTGLPEGTVYSKYRSGISHLKALMS